In Pseudonocardia cypriaca, a single genomic region encodes these proteins:
- a CDS encoding sugar ABC transporter ATP-binding protein: protein MPLSSSPPAARSPGGAPVAELTAVTKRFGATVALDGIDLAVHRGRSHGLVGRNGAGKSTVVGVLTGLHRPDRGSLTFDGRTPPYAAPQQWRRHVACVYQHPMLVPSLTVAENLLMGRMPHRNGRIDWRSTRRRAAELLDQWGVDVAPTTAAGELDVEQAQLVEIAKALSHGSELIVLDEPTARLDAGAAARLFATVRRLQETGATFLLISHYLHEVFDVCDDVTVLRDGRRVGTHLVARTTPAQLVEEMIGDAPPTEVVASARPEPGPPRLVVSGLSGGRFHDVDIAAAAGEVVGIAGLVSSGRSQIGEAIGGFEPARGLVQVDGVPVPLGRVDRALAHGIALVPRDRHRAGLVAGMRVEDNLTLAAAHLRPGRLGIALPGARRADADALIADLGVSPPRRTLPAKALSGGNQQKLVLGRALATSPRVLVAVEPTAGVDIASKTVLLGALARAAAQGAVVLVCTDDLDDLRICHRVVVVRHGRNAAELPAGWDDRDLVSEIEGTHDVERRHSAAR from the coding sequence ATGCCGCTCTCGTCCTCCCCACCTGCAGCTCGTTCGCCCGGTGGCGCCCCCGTCGCCGAGCTGACGGCGGTCACCAAGCGGTTCGGTGCGACCGTCGCCCTCGACGGGATCGACCTCGCGGTGCACCGCGGGCGGAGTCACGGGTTGGTGGGCCGCAACGGGGCGGGCAAGTCCACCGTCGTCGGCGTGCTCACCGGTCTCCACCGCCCGGACCGCGGGTCGCTGACCTTCGACGGACGGACGCCGCCGTACGCCGCGCCGCAGCAGTGGCGTCGGCACGTGGCCTGTGTCTACCAGCATCCGATGCTCGTCCCGTCCCTCACGGTCGCGGAGAACCTGCTGATGGGCCGCATGCCTCACCGCAACGGCCGGATCGACTGGCGATCCACCCGGCGGCGTGCGGCGGAGCTGCTCGATCAGTGGGGCGTCGACGTCGCACCCACGACTGCCGCGGGGGAGCTCGACGTCGAGCAGGCGCAGCTCGTGGAGATCGCGAAGGCGCTGTCGCACGGCAGCGAACTGATCGTGCTGGACGAGCCGACCGCCCGTCTCGACGCGGGTGCCGCTGCCCGCCTCTTCGCGACGGTGCGCCGGCTGCAGGAAACCGGTGCGACGTTCCTGCTGATCTCCCACTACCTGCACGAGGTCTTCGACGTGTGCGACGACGTCACGGTCCTGCGCGACGGCAGGCGGGTCGGTACCCATCTCGTCGCCCGTACAACGCCCGCCCAGCTGGTCGAGGAGATGATCGGCGACGCACCGCCGACCGAGGTCGTCGCGTCGGCACGGCCGGAGCCGGGTCCACCGCGCCTGGTGGTCAGCGGCCTGTCCGGCGGGCGGTTCCACGACGTCGACATCGCGGCCGCGGCGGGGGAGGTGGTCGGGATCGCGGGGCTCGTCAGCTCCGGCCGCTCCCAGATCGGCGAGGCGATCGGAGGTTTCGAACCCGCACGCGGGCTCGTGCAGGTGGACGGGGTGCCCGTGCCGCTCGGCCGGGTGGACCGGGCGCTCGCCCACGGCATCGCGCTCGTACCGCGGGATCGCCACCGCGCGGGCCTCGTGGCAGGCATGCGGGTGGAGGACAACCTGACGCTGGCCGCCGCCCACCTGCGACCCGGCCGGCTGGGCATCGCGCTGCCGGGTGCTCGCCGTGCTGATGCCGACGCGCTCATCGCCGACCTCGGTGTCAGTCCCCCTCGCCGGACCCTGCCCGCGAAGGCGCTCAGCGGGGGCAACCAGCAGAAGCTCGTGCTCGGCCGTGCGCTCGCCACGTCGCCACGGGTCCTCGTCGCGGTCGAGCCCACCGCCGGGGTCGACATCGCCAGCAAGACGGTGCTGCTCGGCGCGCTCGCCCGGGCCGCCGCACAGGGGGCGGTGGTCCTGGTCTGCACCGACGACCTCGACGACCTCCGCATCTGCCACCGGGTCGTCGTCGTGCGGCACGGCCGCAATGCCGCCGAACTGCCGGCCGGATGGGACGACCGGGACCTCGTCAGCGAGATCGAAGGGACGCACGATGTCGAAAGGAGGCACAGTGCCGCTCGTTGA
- a CDS encoding sugar ABC transporter substrate-binding protein: protein MTLAALAAAALAGCGLTSPTGAASGASAGTAVEPVGYSALFLQDPAQSAMVRIFESEAQRRGLQTLSPTSANSDASKQDADIRNLVNAGAKSLFVIPADPQAVVPAIRYATERGVRVVTLMLGPSGGPTTVSMQVDNTQIGEQACRYLGAKLAGTGTVLQVQGDMRSTNAQKRQQGFDACMTANYPGITVLTKTGGRWDPAKAAESTAGALSTDPGIRGIFLHSDGYQPSVHQVLEQRGRVTAPDAPDHVWTVSVDGTPAALDAIRAGELDASVSQPADQFVLQGLEYLQALADQREIAVGPTGHGSTVELTGDGYPADLFPPLVVDAANVDDAALWANQAG, encoded by the coding sequence GTGACCCTCGCCGCCCTCGCCGCTGCGGCGCTGGCCGGATGCGGCCTGACCTCGCCCACCGGCGCCGCGAGCGGCGCCTCAGCCGGAACCGCCGTCGAACCCGTCGGGTACAGCGCGCTGTTCCTGCAGGACCCCGCCCAGTCGGCGATGGTCCGGATCTTCGAGTCCGAGGCGCAGCGCCGCGGATTGCAGACCCTCTCCCCGACGTCGGCGAACAGCGACGCCTCGAAGCAGGACGCCGACATCCGCAACCTGGTCAACGCCGGCGCGAAGAGCCTCTTCGTCATCCCGGCCGATCCGCAGGCGGTCGTCCCGGCGATCAGGTACGCCACCGAGCGCGGTGTGCGCGTCGTGACCCTGATGCTCGGGCCGAGCGGCGGCCCCACGACGGTCAGCATGCAGGTCGACAACACCCAGATCGGCGAGCAGGCCTGCCGGTACCTGGGTGCCAAGCTCGCCGGTACCGGCACCGTCCTACAGGTGCAGGGCGACATGCGCTCGACGAACGCGCAGAAGCGGCAGCAGGGGTTCGACGCCTGCATGACCGCGAACTACCCCGGGATCACGGTGCTGACGAAGACCGGCGGGCGCTGGGACCCGGCGAAGGCCGCCGAATCCACCGCCGGAGCGCTCAGCACGGACCCGGGCATCCGCGGGATCTTCCTGCACAGCGACGGCTACCAGCCGAGCGTGCACCAGGTTCTCGAGCAGCGCGGGCGGGTGACGGCGCCGGACGCGCCCGACCACGTCTGGACGGTGAGCGTGGACGGCACTCCGGCCGCCCTCGACGCCATCCGCGCCGGGGAGCTCGACGCGTCGGTCAGCCAGCCGGCCGACCAGTTCGTGCTGCAGGGACTCGAGTACCTGCAGGCCCTCGCGGACCAGCGCGAGATCGCGGTCGGACCCACCGGGCACGGGTCGACGGTCGAGCTCACGGGCGACGGCTACCCGGCCGACCTGTTCCCGCCCCTCGTCGTCGATGCGGCGAACGTCGACGACGCCGCCCTCTGGGCCAACCAGGCCGGGTGA
- a CDS encoding cupin domain-containing protein: MSSVIVGDTRSPGQVLGVHGGAGAMWWLRIATGSHLYGEWDGIEWVGFEPGARAGLHEHSHTEEIWFFLKGSGVVELDGERHEVGPGSLVLTPHHSRHAVWNAGTERLEFVVIEVFPPAVSGVLPPRRPTEEPDQLSQQATIEESE, from the coding sequence ATGTCCAGTGTCATCGTCGGTGACACCCGCTCACCGGGCCAGGTGCTCGGCGTCCACGGCGGCGCAGGAGCCATGTGGTGGCTGCGGATCGCCACCGGGTCGCACCTCTACGGCGAGTGGGACGGCATCGAGTGGGTGGGTTTCGAGCCCGGTGCCCGCGCCGGACTGCACGAGCACAGCCACACCGAAGAGATCTGGTTCTTCCTCAAGGGCAGCGGTGTCGTCGAGCTCGACGGCGAGCGGCACGAGGTCGGGCCGGGCTCACTCGTCCTCACCCCGCACCACAGCAGGCACGCGGTTTGGAACGCAGGCACCGAGCGGCTCGAGTTCGTGGTGATCGAGGTCTTCCCGCCCGCGGTCAGCGGTGTCCTACCACCTCGCCGCCCCACCGAGGAGCCCGACCAGCTGAGCCAGCAGGCGACGATCGAGGAGAGTGAGTGA
- a CDS encoding VOC family protein, whose translation MALHALQSVTVGVPDPAATAAFYREFGLQPLPGASSTTGGHAFGTADVGEQLRIVAAPRRRLLELVVGADDADDLARVATALGRLGAPVRPAADALHTVEQVTGTQVTVRVAPRLLQPAAPAPVYNGPGRIERATERADVVHRSGPVRPRKLGHCVLGTSEPETVRRFFVEGIGFKVSDEVKDAAVFLRCSTDHHNLLIHRAPVDFLHHTSWQVEDADEVGRGAMQLLEADPNRHVWGFGRHCIGANFFWYLRDPAGNFVEYYSDMDTVVDDALWSPQVWEGAKGLYLWGPPPPPSFLHPEDLAELMTGAHGPT comes from the coding sequence ATGGCACTCCACGCACTCCAGTCGGTCACGGTCGGTGTTCCTGATCCGGCTGCCACCGCGGCCTTCTACCGCGAGTTCGGCCTGCAGCCCCTCCCAGGGGCGTCGTCCACGACCGGCGGGCACGCCTTCGGCACCGCCGATGTCGGTGAGCAGCTGCGAATCGTCGCGGCGCCGCGGCGGCGCCTGCTGGAGCTGGTGGTCGGCGCGGACGACGCCGACGACCTCGCGCGCGTCGCCACCGCGCTCGGCAGGCTCGGAGCACCGGTGCGGCCGGCCGCCGATGCCCTGCACACCGTCGAGCAGGTCACGGGCACGCAGGTGACGGTGCGAGTCGCGCCGCGCCTGCTGCAGCCGGCGGCCCCGGCCCCGGTCTACAACGGCCCGGGACGCATCGAGCGCGCGACCGAGCGGGCGGACGTCGTGCACCGCAGCGGTCCCGTGCGACCGCGCAAGCTGGGCCACTGCGTCCTCGGCACCTCCGAACCCGAGACCGTCCGGCGGTTCTTCGTCGAGGGCATCGGGTTCAAGGTCAGCGACGAGGTGAAGGACGCCGCCGTCTTCCTGCGTTGTTCCACCGACCACCACAACCTGCTCATCCACCGGGCACCGGTCGACTTCCTGCACCACACGTCGTGGCAGGTCGAGGACGCCGACGAGGTCGGACGCGGGGCCATGCAGTTGCTCGAGGCAGATCCGAACCGGCACGTCTGGGGCTTCGGCCGGCACTGCATCGGGGCCAACTTCTTCTGGTACTTGCGCGACCCCGCCGGCAACTTCGTCGAGTACTACAGCGACATGGACACGGTCGTCGACGACGCGCTGTGGTCGCCGCAGGTGTGGGAGGGGGCCAAGGGCCTCTACTTGTGGGGACCGCCCCCGCCGCCGTCCTTCCTGCACCCGGAGGACCTCGCGGAGCTGATGACCGGGGCGCACGGCCCGACATGA
- a CDS encoding SDR family NAD(P)-dependent oxidoreductase: MDLQLHGTTAFVTGGAQGIGLAIADRLCAEGVRLAVADIDGDLLHKNDERWTVDGRPPLLITVDLSTAEGVASAVESTLAGFDGPPHIVVNNVGVAVSRDFADIDDAGWQRTFDTNFMSYVRVSRALLPRMGGGAVVNIASDLAKQPEVVPADYGAMKAAVLHLTKVLALRYAPAVRTNAVLPGPVWTGLWSRPGGLVDLLAAEYGTDRDTALARYLKDRQLTFGIADPEDVADMVAFLVSPRTGRINGSAFDIGGTVRSLI; the protein is encoded by the coding sequence ATGGACCTGCAGTTGCACGGCACGACCGCGTTCGTGACAGGTGGGGCACAGGGGATCGGGCTGGCCATCGCCGACCGCCTCTGCGCGGAGGGGGTCCGCCTCGCCGTCGCGGACATCGACGGCGACCTCCTGCACAAGAACGACGAGCGGTGGACGGTGGACGGGCGGCCGCCGCTGCTGATCACCGTGGACCTGTCGACGGCGGAGGGAGTGGCATCCGCGGTCGAGAGCACCCTCGCGGGGTTCGACGGGCCACCGCACATCGTGGTCAACAACGTCGGTGTCGCGGTCAGCCGCGACTTCGCCGACATCGACGACGCGGGGTGGCAGCGGACGTTCGACACCAACTTCATGAGCTACGTCCGCGTGTCCCGGGCGTTGCTCCCGCGCATGGGCGGCGGCGCCGTCGTGAACATCGCTTCCGATCTCGCGAAGCAGCCGGAGGTCGTCCCGGCCGACTACGGCGCGATGAAGGCCGCGGTGCTGCACCTCACGAAGGTGCTGGCGCTGCGGTACGCGCCCGCCGTGCGGACGAACGCAGTGCTCCCCGGACCGGTGTGGACGGGACTGTGGTCGCGTCCGGGCGGCCTGGTCGACCTGCTGGCCGCGGAGTACGGGACGGACCGTGACACCGCTCTCGCCCGCTACCTGAAGGACCGGCAGCTGACCTTCGGCATCGCCGATCCGGAGGACGTGGCCGACATGGTGGCGTTCCTGGTCTCCCCGCGCACCGGCCGGATCAACGGCTCGGCCTTCGACATCGGCGGCACGGTCCGCTCGCTCATCTGA
- a CDS encoding zinc-dependent alcohol dehydrogenase produces MRALLLTGPRQWQVAELPVPVTEPGHCLVRVAYVGLCGTDLAFYDGSSGYLRDGLKRYPFVVGHEWSGTVVEVGTGVQGFAVGDPVAGHNVVTCDACDRCRSGRRLHCRNRTEIGVLGTCPGVASEYICMPAKTLLPLPASLDLRSAAVLEPATASAHAVARLGVREGDAVAVLGTGTLGLAAVQIARSTGARVTAVGVEAAGLALARELGAEAVLRPEEAEDDAYGAVIEATGAEPAIALAPRLVAPGGRLAFLGVPHGPVPAFPSAQLVMKNLEVHGVLSGIEQWDALLRLVVHGHVDLGALIDGVLPLASAGDALTALAGGRRSRPKVLLEIGGRSGSADLTEGAA; encoded by the coding sequence ATGCGAGCCCTGCTGCTCACCGGGCCGCGGCAGTGGCAGGTGGCCGAGCTGCCCGTACCGGTCACCGAGCCCGGCCATTGCCTGGTCCGGGTGGCCTACGTCGGTCTCTGCGGCACCGACCTGGCGTTCTACGACGGATCGAGCGGGTACCTGCGTGACGGCCTGAAGCGGTACCCCTTCGTCGTCGGGCACGAGTGGAGCGGCACCGTCGTCGAGGTCGGCACGGGTGTGCAGGGGTTCGCGGTGGGCGATCCCGTCGCCGGGCACAACGTGGTGACCTGCGACGCCTGCGACCGGTGCCGTTCCGGGCGGAGGCTGCACTGCCGCAACCGCACCGAGATCGGGGTGCTCGGCACCTGTCCGGGCGTCGCGAGCGAGTACATCTGCATGCCGGCGAAGACGCTTCTGCCGCTGCCTGCTTCGCTCGACCTCCGATCGGCCGCGGTACTGGAGCCGGCGACGGCATCGGCTCATGCGGTCGCCCGCCTGGGGGTGCGCGAGGGCGATGCGGTGGCGGTGCTCGGCACGGGGACGCTGGGGCTCGCCGCCGTGCAGATCGCGCGGAGCACCGGTGCGCGGGTCACCGCCGTCGGCGTCGAGGCCGCGGGGCTGGCGCTGGCCCGGGAGCTCGGAGCAGAGGCGGTGCTCCGGCCGGAGGAGGCCGAGGACGACGCGTACGGCGCCGTGATCGAGGCGACGGGCGCCGAGCCGGCCATCGCCCTGGCGCCGCGGCTCGTCGCGCCCGGCGGGCGCCTCGCCTTCCTCGGTGTGCCGCACGGCCCGGTCCCGGCGTTCCCATCGGCGCAGCTGGTGATGAAGAACCTCGAGGTGCACGGGGTGCTCTCGGGCATCGAGCAGTGGGACGCGCTGCTGCGGCTCGTCGTGCACGGACACGTCGACCTGGGTGCGCTGATCGACGGGGTCCTGCCCCTCGCCTCGGCCGGTGACGCGCTGACGGCGCTCGCCGGCGGGCGGCGGAGCAGGCCGAAGGTGCTGCTGGAGATCGGCGGCCGCAGTGGTTCCGCCGACCTGACCGAAGGGGCTGCGTGA
- a CDS encoding fumarylacetoacetate hydrolase family protein: MLSAGVAVDLAAAVELAGLPAPADGLLSVRDYLAAGHPNDLVAEAAARLAATGNGIPEHELRLLPPVPDPDKILCIGLNYRDHAAEAGLDLPTEPMVFAKFRNCLIGPSDEIVLPDEVERVDYEAELAVVIGRRGKGIPVADAHRYIAGITVFNDVSARDLQLATSQWTLGKSVDTFGPCGPWLVTLDEIADVADLRMRTRVNGTVVQDSSTAEMVFGVAELVAYLSQAMTLEPGDLIATGTPAGVGFKRNPPVLLRAGDVVEVEIDEVGLLSNPVAAPTPAGRRPVAATAPGER, from the coding sequence GTGCTCAGCGCCGGTGTCGCCGTCGACCTCGCGGCCGCCGTGGAACTCGCCGGTCTGCCGGCGCCGGCAGACGGCCTCCTGTCGGTGCGCGACTACCTCGCAGCGGGGCACCCGAACGACCTCGTCGCGGAGGCCGCGGCCCGGCTGGCGGCGACCGGGAACGGCATCCCGGAGCACGAGCTGCGCCTGCTGCCGCCGGTTCCCGATCCCGACAAAATCCTCTGCATCGGCCTGAACTACCGCGACCACGCGGCAGAGGCCGGCCTCGACCTGCCGACCGAGCCGATGGTGTTCGCCAAGTTCCGCAACTGCCTGATCGGCCCGTCGGACGAGATCGTGCTCCCCGACGAGGTCGAGCGGGTCGACTACGAGGCCGAACTCGCGGTCGTGATCGGCCGCCGCGGCAAGGGAATCCCGGTGGCCGACGCCCACCGGTACATCGCCGGGATCACGGTGTTCAACGACGTGAGCGCCCGCGACCTGCAGCTGGCCACGAGCCAGTGGACGCTCGGCAAGTCCGTGGACACGTTCGGCCCGTGCGGCCCCTGGCTGGTCACCCTCGACGAGATCGCGGATGTCGCGGATCTGCGGATGCGGACCCGCGTGAACGGGACGGTGGTCCAGGACAGCTCGACCGCGGAGATGGTGTTCGGCGTCGCGGAGCTCGTCGCGTACCTCAGCCAGGCGATGACGCTCGAACCGGGTGACCTCATCGCGACCGGAACCCCGGCCGGGGTCGGGTTCAAGCGCAACCCGCCCGTCCTGCTGCGGGCCGGCGACGTCGTGGAGGTCGAGATCGACGAGGTCGGGCTGCTGTCGAACCCGGTCGCGGCACCCACCCCCGCCGGTCGGCGGCCGGTGGCCGCGACGGCACCGGGCGAGCGATGA